Within Rhipicephalus microplus isolate Deutch F79 chromosome 9, USDA_Rmic, whole genome shotgun sequence, the genomic segment TTTGAAAAAGATTCAttgcaatgggtacaagaatacggacgctctcctgtgtgggtaTTTATGTGGTCTGTGAGGTTGATTTTCCGTCTAAAGGATGCATCACAGTGAACACAAGAGTAAGGGCGCTCTCCCGTGTGGATGCGCACGTGTTTCTTGAGGTTGCTTTTCTGGGAAAAAGAGGCATCACAGTggtcacaggaaaagggacgTTCACCGGTGTGGGTGCGCGTGTGCCGCACGAGGCTGCACCTCTGCGCAAAGGCTGCATCACATTGGTCGCAGGAAAATGGGCGCTCTCCAGTGTGGATGCGTACGTGTCCCTTGAGGTTAGACTTTTGTGAAAACGATGCATTGCAGTAGAGACAAGAGAAAGAACGCTCTCCTGTATGGGTGCGCATATGTTGCTTGACTTGGAATCTGGATGTGAAGGATGCATTGCACTGGCGACAAAAAAAGGGTTGCTCCATAATGTGGGTGCGCATGTGCTGCTTCAGGTTATATTTCTGTGGAAAGGATTTACTGCAGTGAACACAGcaaaagggacgctctcctgtgtgggtgaGCAAGTGTTTTGTCAGGCTGTGTTTTAGTGAAAAGGACAAATTGCACTGGGTGCAGGAGAAGGGACGCTCTCCGGTATGGGTGCGAATGTGCTCTTTGAGGCGAACTTTCACAACAAAAGTAGCCGGGCAAAGGTGACACTGGAAGGGACGCTCCCCTGTGTGCCGGCGAATGTGCACATTCATGTGTCCTTTATCCGTGGTCGTATAGGCACACTGCCGGCAGGAATGCAGTCCATCTTCTACAGACACAAGCAAATGGTACTGGTCACGGGATTTCGCAGAAACAGAACCTGCATAGCCACAGGAAGCACAGCAAGGCAATGCAAATCATAGATCCCACAACATACATA encodes:
- the LOC142771749 gene encoding uncharacterized protein LOC142771749 — translated: MAFSILHSLLTRGGVGAMDGILTQTSASTDVKPSVEDMVDENHYVDEVALDVKPAVDRGHCANDVTTDVKPNIDHGHYANEFTSDVKPSVDHEHYAKEVTVDLKPLVDHGHYANEVMALMDNKPSVDHGLHGNEVTEDVDPCVDHGHYANEFTVDLKPIVDHRHNANEVMALVVEKTSVDDGHDANTVTLCEGSVSAKSRDQYHLLVSVEDGLHSCRQCAYTTTDKGHMNVHIRRHTGERPFQCHLCPATFVVKVRLKEHIRTHTGERPFSCTQCNLSFSLKHSLTKHLLTHTGERPFCCVHCSKSFPQKYNLKQHMRTHIMEQPFFCRQCNASFTSRFQVKQHMRTHTGERSFSCLYCNASFSQKSNLKGHVRIHTGERPFSCDQCDAAFAQRCSLVRHTRTHTGERPFSCDHCDASFSQKSNLKKHVRIHTGERPYSCVHCDASFRRKINLTDHINTHTGERPYSCTHCNESFSNRSALSRHISGLHPNEAKKGRGASVSNVEVTQLIRSVKR